One genomic segment of Gottschalkia acidurici 9a includes these proteins:
- a CDS encoding helix-turn-helix transcriptional regulator, with protein MKNIKLKLARVEKDLSQEQLANIVGVSRQTIGLIELGKYNPSLNLCVAICKALSKTLNDLFWEE; from the coding sequence ATGAAAAATATAAAGTTAAAACTAGCGCGGGTTGAAAAAGATTTATCACAAGAACAGTTAGCAAATATTGTAGGAGTATCTAGACAAACTATAGGTTTAATAGAACTTGGTAAGTATAATCCTTCACTTAACTTATGTGTTGCAATATGTAAGGCTTTATCTAAAACTTTAAATGATCTATTTTGGGAGGAATAA
- a CDS encoding DUF6773 family protein, producing MGLFNKERGLVDERISNTMNKILKESYIITIIICFISIFIKSYLYGFRANLVITEIIVIIVSSLYSMIRKISLGVYSDEIEMHDRTSKTPMNIKNIIVGLALGIVISFYFGIRSSILYGGDKNRLWYFIIVFFASFIMYIPFLVGGIAITDFIARKASKKINEKILPEDKDLE from the coding sequence ATGGGATTATTTAATAAAGAAAGAGGACTTGTTGATGAGCGAATATCTAATACGATGAATAAAATCTTAAAAGAATCATATATAATAACAATTATAATATGTTTTATATCTATTTTTATTAAATCTTATTTATACGGATTTAGAGCTAACTTAGTAATTACCGAAATTATAGTTATTATTGTGTCATCACTGTATTCTATGATTAGAAAGATAAGTCTTGGTGTGTACTCAGATGAAATTGAGATGCATGATAGAACAAGTAAGACACCCATGAATATTAAAAATATTATTGTAGGTTTAGCTCTTGGTATTGTGATATCATTTTATTTTGGGATAAGAAGCTCTATATTATATGGAGGCGATAAAAATAGACTGTGGTATTTTATAATAGTATTTTTTGCTTCATTTATTATGTATATACCTTTTTTAGTTGGAGGTATAGCTATAACTGATTTTATTGCAAGAAAAGCTAGTAAAAAGATTAATGAAAAGATACTACCAGAAGATAAAGATTTGGAGTAG
- a CDS encoding CvpA family protein encodes MLDIIVIVVLALYGISGWRRGLILSIFGIVGYILSAVIAKIYSPDLTNYIINNTNIANIISQYTNKGAVANPATNIISDMAVKSFLSIVTFMVIFFITSLIISRIGRLINKVASLPILDGINSFGGMAFGLCKGLIITFIILAFVTFAIEIGNDNNLNESIAKTVVVKFMYDNNPIVRLIENIVS; translated from the coding sequence GTGTTAGATATTATAGTAATAGTAGTTTTAGCGTTATATGGAATTAGTGGATGGAGAAGGGGACTCATATTATCCATATTTGGTATTGTAGGATATATATTATCAGCAGTTATAGCAAAGATTTACTCCCCAGACTTAACAAACTATATAATAAACAATACGAACATTGCCAATATTATAAGTCAATATACGAATAAAGGTGCTGTAGCAAACCCTGCAACCAACATCATTTCAGACATGGCTGTAAAGTCCTTTTTAAGTATAGTAACTTTTATGGTTATCTTTTTTATTACGTCACTAATAATATCTAGAATAGGTAGATTAATAAATAAGGTAGCTTCGCTACCAATACTTGATGGAATTAATAGTTTTGGTGGGATGGCATTTGGACTTTGTAAAGGATTAATAATAACATTTATAATACTTGCCTTTGTAACATTTGCAATAGAAATAGGTAATGATAATAATCTGAATGAATCTATTGCAAAAACTGTTGTTGTTAAGTTTATGTATGATAATAATCCCATAGTTAGATTAATAGAAAATATAGTTAGTTAA
- a CDS encoding coenzyme F420-0:L-glutamate ligase, translating to MERTVGTVVRGVRAPIINDGDDIVQVVVDSVLQASKAEGFSINDKDVVTLTESIVARAQGNYASIDAIAKDISSKFGDDTVGVIFPILSRNRFSTCLRGIAKGAKKVVIMLSFPADEVGNHLVDIDVLDEKGVNPWSDVLTEKQFREYFGYEKHQFTGVDYIEYYRSLVEECGAECEIIFSNHPKTILNYTKSVLACDIHTRFRTKRILKSNGAEKVYGLDDILATSIDGNGYNEEYGLLGSNKATEDSVKLFPRDCQPVVDKIQASLKDKTGKTVEVMVYGDGAFKDPVGKIWELADPVVSPAYTSGLEGTPNEVKLKYLADNDFSDLRGEELKKAISEYIKNKEEDLVGSMASQGTTPRRLTDLIGSLADLTSGSGDKGTPIVYIQGYFDNYTK from the coding sequence ATGGAAAGAACAGTAGGTACTGTAGTTAGAGGTGTTCGTGCTCCAATTATTAATGATGGAGACGATATCGTTCAAGTAGTTGTGGATAGCGTATTACAAGCTTCAAAAGCAGAAGGTTTTTCTATTAATGATAAAGATGTAGTTACTTTAACTGAATCTATAGTAGCTCGTGCTCAAGGTAACTATGCAAGCATAGATGCTATTGCAAAAGATATAAGCTCAAAGTTTGGTGATGATACAGTTGGAGTTATATTCCCAATATTAAGTCGTAACCGTTTCTCTACTTGCCTTCGTGGGATTGCAAAAGGAGCAAAAAAAGTTGTGATAATGTTAAGCTTCCCAGCTGATGAAGTTGGAAATCATTTAGTAGATATAGATGTACTTGACGAGAAAGGTGTAAATCCTTGGTCTGATGTACTAACTGAAAAGCAATTCCGTGAATACTTTGGATATGAAAAGCATCAATTTACTGGTGTTGACTATATAGAGTATTATAGATCTTTAGTTGAAGAATGTGGTGCTGAATGTGAAATTATATTCTCTAACCACCCAAAAACAATTTTAAATTATACAAAAAGCGTTCTTGCTTGTGATATTCATACTAGATTTAGAACTAAAAGAATTTTAAAATCAAATGGTGCTGAAAAAGTTTACGGACTTGACGATATTCTTGCTACTTCTATTGATGGTAACGGATATAATGAAGAGTACGGGCTTTTGGGTTCAAATAAAGCAACTGAAGATAGCGTTAAACTTTTCCCTCGTGATTGTCAACCTGTAGTTGATAAAATACAAGCTAGTCTTAAAGATAAAACTGGTAAAACTGTTGAAGTAATGGTTTATGGTGATGGTGCTTTCAAAGATCCTGTGGGTAAGATATGGGAACTTGCTGATCCTGTGGTTTCTCCAGCTTATACATCTGGACTAGAAGGAACTCCTAATGAAGTTAAGTTAAAATACCTTGCGGACAATGATTTTTCTGATTTAAGAGGTGAAGAGCTTAAGAAAGCTATTTCAGAATATATTAAAAATAAAGAAGAAGATCTTGTAGGATCTATGGCATCACAAGGTACTACTCCTAGAAGACTTACTGATCTTATAGGCTCGCTAGCTGATTTAACTTCAGGAAGTGGAGATAAAGGTACTCCTATAGTATATATTCAAGGATACTTTGACAACTATACTAAATAG
- a CDS encoding LemA family protein, with product MSHKRIKERTYLNKLISFIVGLVVGYLIYLFIFSMFTNGDEIPDFYSNLSIMFSLITMLAYIIISEFNYLKKLELTTNALHSNISIYKKREKDLLSKAEEIITKFLYHESDIQKSVASSREGSAVKSGVEGEILSISDLRLTVESYPDLKSDTHISTILSQLEESQNTILNSKLLYNEYVTYYNSTIVNVPAIIFLEMWKLESLEFYHDTDINE from the coding sequence ATGAGTCATAAAAGGATTAAAGAACGAACTTATTTAAATAAGTTAATTTCATTTATTGTTGGACTAGTTGTTGGATATCTTATTTATTTATTTATTTTCTCTATGTTTACTAATGGAGATGAAATACCAGATTTCTATTCAAATTTATCAATTATGTTTTCTTTAATTACAATGTTAGCTTATATAATAATTAGTGAGTTTAACTACTTAAAGAAACTAGAGCTAACTACAAATGCCTTACATAGTAATATTAGTATATATAAGAAACGTGAGAAAGATTTATTATCTAAAGCTGAAGAAATTATAACTAAATTTCTATACCATGAAAGTGATATTCAAAAATCAGTGGCATCTTCAAGAGAAGGGAGTGCTGTGAAAAGTGGTGTTGAAGGAGAAATTCTTTCTATAAGTGATTTGAGATTGACTGTGGAAAGCTATCCAGATCTAAAATCAGACACCCATATAAGTACAATATTATCTCAACTTGAAGAATCACAAAATACGATATTAAACTCGAAATTACTATATAACGAATATGTTACGTACTATAATTCTACTATTGTTAATGTCCCTGCAATTATCTTTTTAGAAATGTGGAAGCTAGAATCTTTAGAATTTTATCATGATACTGATATTAACGAATAG
- a CDS encoding response regulator transcription factor produces MNKFKLYYKSGDYYMNNSVNILIVEDDVDINNLLCKILTKQGYNVRSAYSGSEAKMCLEHYDFQLILLDLMLPGITGEELISDIREIKTMPIIVISAKPGQDTKIDVLRLGADDFVSKPFDVKEVLARVEAQLRRYMVFSDSNKKQKILTYHDIVLNQETVEVTLKGQNINFTAREFTILELLMSYPNKVFTKANIFEHAWDASFLGDDNTVNVHISNIRSKLAKVDSKTEYIHTVWGIGFKMK; encoded by the coding sequence TTGAATAAATTTAAACTATATTATAAAAGTGGTGATTATTATATGAATAATAGTGTAAATATACTAATTGTAGAAGATGATGTAGATATAAACAATCTACTATGCAAGATACTAACTAAGCAAGGCTACAATGTAAGAAGTGCATATTCAGGGTCAGAGGCTAAAATGTGTCTTGAACATTATGATTTTCAACTTATATTACTTGACTTAATGCTACCCGGTATAACAGGTGAAGAGCTTATTTCAGATATAAGAGAAATTAAGACTATGCCAATCATAGTTATATCAGCTAAGCCTGGACAAGATACAAAGATAGATGTATTGAGACTAGGAGCAGATGACTTTGTATCAAAACCATTCGATGTAAAAGAAGTATTAGCAAGAGTTGAAGCCCAGTTAAGGCGATACATGGTATTTTCCGATTCAAATAAAAAGCAAAAAATCTTAACTTATCATGATATAGTTCTAAATCAAGAAACCGTAGAAGTTACACTTAAAGGACAGAATATTAATTTTACAGCAAGAGAGTTCACTATATTAGAGTTACTCATGTCCTATCCAAATAAAGTATTTACAAAAGCTAATATATTTGAACATGCTTGGGATGCTAGCTTTCTAGGGGATGATAATACGGTAAATGTTCACATAAGTAATATACGTTCCAAACTAGCTAAGGTTGATTCAAAGACAGAATATATACACACAGTTTGGGGAATTGGGTTTAAAATGAAGTAA
- a CDS encoding LysR family transcriptional regulator encodes MISKLDLYKVFCEVAKCQSFSKAAKELFMTQPAISQSIMQLENDLDMRLFTRTPKGVILTNEGETLFEYVNSAISLIKTGEKKLLESKNLITGELKIGVGDTISRYYLLPYLEMFHNQYPNIKLKIINRTTLELCSMVKSGEVDIAICNLPIKDSSLKVKKCIDVHDIFVCGDKYKDKLKEPLSLEELNKSQLILLEPKSNSRQYVEKYMLTKGIKLSTEIELGSHDLLLEFARINLGIACVVREFSKEYLSSNILYEIKLEEDIPKRAIGYCFLKSVSLSPASEKFVEILDSKSI; translated from the coding sequence ATGATATCTAAATTAGATTTATATAAAGTATTTTGTGAAGTAGCAAAGTGTCAAAGTTTTTCAAAAGCTGCTAAAGAATTATTTATGACTCAACCAGCTATAAGTCAGTCAATAATGCAACTTGAAAATGATCTAGATATGCGTCTTTTTACTAGAACTCCTAAAGGTGTGATACTTACTAATGAAGGAGAAACTTTATTTGAGTACGTTAATTCTGCTATTAGTTTAATTAAAACTGGAGAAAAAAAATTATTAGAATCTAAAAACTTAATAACAGGGGAACTAAAAATAGGGGTTGGAGATACTATTTCAAGATATTACTTACTACCATATCTAGAGATGTTCCACAATCAATATCCAAATATTAAGCTAAAAATAATAAATCGAACAACTTTAGAACTTTGCTCTATGGTAAAGTCAGGTGAAGTAGACATTGCAATTTGCAACTTACCTATAAAAGATTCATCTTTAAAAGTAAAAAAATGTATAGATGTTCATGATATTTTTGTTTGTGGCGATAAATATAAAGATAAGTTAAAAGAACCATTAAGCTTAGAAGAATTAAATAAATCACAGCTTATACTACTCGAACCAAAGTCAAATTCAAGACAATATGTAGAAAAGTATATGTTAACGAAAGGAATAAAACTAAGCACAGAAATTGAACTTGGATCTCATGACTTACTATTGGAGTTTGCAAGAATAAATTTAGGTATAGCTTGTGTAGTTAGAGAGTTCTCAAAAGAGTATTTATCAAGTAATATACTATATGAAATAAAATTGGAAGAGGATATACCTAAAAGAGCAATAGGGTATTGCTTTTTAAAGAGCGTGTCCTTATCTCCTGCTTCTGAAAAGTTTGTTGAAATATTAGATAGTAAAAGTATATAA